The DNA sequence TCTTCAGCCAATGAAGGCTTCAGCGAACGCCTTCTCAGAAACAAGTTGCATGCAGTCAAGCTCAACCTATGCACCCCGTGAATCATTGGTTGTGGAAACTGAAGAAAATAGAAACAAAGATAGGAGGAGTGCTGAAGTAGAAGAGAAAAAACAACCATTTCCAATGAAACATGTATTGCTTATGGAGACTAATTGGTACACTAGTCCTGAAGAGGCTACTGGTGCTTCAAGTTCATGTGCTTCTGACATTTACAGACTTGGGGTTCTTCTTTTTGAGGTACTTATGTAAACTCAACAATTATGATTGCTATTGGGAATTAGAAGTTATTATTCTGTGATAGACTGTGATTAAATGCAGTTATAAGATAGCTAGCTTCTTTACTTTTCAGGTTTCCTATTTGTTAAAGTTATCTAGCTGCTCTGCTAATTGCTATTAGCTTAGTTAGTTATACAGTTCTTGTATTCTTGAGCTACTCATTTGGACTATAAATAAAGATCGTGTAAGAGGTTTTGGTATCCTGCAAAAATTCTGAGATGTCATTCACTGACATATTCTCTAAATAGCCTTTGAAATTGAAAGTATTAGTTGCATTTTTCGATATACGTAACAATAGAATTtgaaacaataattttgaaGCGTTCATGTTTGTTTCTTTGTATGCTGATGTGGTTTTGCTATTTTTGATTAGTTATTCTGTCCATCGAGTTCGAGAGAAGAAAAAAGTAGAACAATGTCTAGTCTAAGGCATCGAGTTCTTCCTGCTCAGTTGCTACTGAAATGGCCGAAAGAAGCTTCATTTTGCTTATGGCTACTACATCCTGAACCAACTAGTAGGCCAAAAATGGGGTAAGAGAACTCCTTACAAAATGCCTTCTAAAACACTCGAATTCATTTCCATTTTAAAATTGACCCTGTTGAATCTCTAATTCCTCTTCCAACTTAGAATGTACACAAATTCACCCATCATGATTCATGTGTGGGTCATGTTCATGGTGATTCGTCGTGAGGACATGCCTAATATTTTGCTATAATTTACTGTCTTCCAAAGATTGTAGAGTTTCCTAAATTTGTTTAATTTGCTCTAAACCTTTAAATATGTTCCATCTCATTACCTTATTGTACATGCCCTCATTGAACTTGTTACAGGGTTTTATAATAGAAGCACTTGCTAGCAAATACATCTATTAACATGTAATTTAACTTCAATATGATAAAGCTTACTTACTCTACTTTCATACCATCTATGACAGGGAATTGTTACAAAGTGAGTTCTTAAATGAGCCACGAGATGACTTAGAAGAACGTGAAGCAGCCATAGAGCTCAGGGAGCAAATAGAGGAGCAAGAACTGTTGTTGGAGTTTCTTCTACTAATTCAACAAAGAAAGCTAGAGGCTGCGGATAAGTTGCAAAATACTCTTTCCTTCCTGTGTTCTGATATTGAAGAAGTTACGAAGCAACAAtcaattttgaagaaaaaaggcGGTTCATGTCCTGATCTAGTGAAGGAAGATAACTCAACATCAAGTCTCCCTTCAATGAATATTGTTATTAATGATGATTCTACTAGCTTGGGATCCAGAAAAAGATTCAGACCAGGATTAAGGAATCTTCAGTTGGAGGAATGTGATGATAATATTGATGGTGAGCAAAAGTCAGACAGTGAAGATCAAGATAacattcttttaaaaaattctcGATTGATGAAGAACTTCAAAAAGCTAGAGTCTGCATATTTTTCAACAAGATGCAGGCCTGCCAAGCTAGCAGGGAAACATGTGATTAGACAAACTCCAATAAGTAGTGATGGTAAGGGTTCTGCTATTGTAAGTGAAAGAAGTTTTGTCAATAATTTGACATCAAAAGATAGGAGCTATGAGAGAAGACAAAGTGGTTGGATAAATCCTTTCTTGGAAGGTTTGTGCAAGTATCTATCTTTCAGTAAATTGAAAGTCAAAGCAGATTTAAAGCAAGGGGATCTTCTAAATTCTTCAAACCTAGTATGCTCCCTCAGCTTTGATCGTGATGGGGAATTGTTTGCCACAGCTGGTgttaataagaaaattaaagttTTTGAATGCAACACAATTATAAACGAGGATCGTGATATTCACTATCCAGTGGTGGAAATAGCTACTAGGTCGAAGCTTAGTAGTATATGCTGGAATAGCTATATAAAAAGTCAGATTGCTTCAAGTAACTTTGAAGGTGTGGTTCAGGTAAGTCAACCTTAAACTTATTCATTGTTTAAGGCTTgagataattttgttttaactCTTTTGCTTGGCCTTTCCAGTTATGGGACGTGACGAGGAGTCAAGTGCAAATGGAGATGAGAGAGCACGAGAGGCGTGTGTGGTCAATTGACTTTTCCTCGGCAGATCCAACATTGTTGGCCAGCGGAAGTGATGATGGTTCTGTTAAGCTATGGAGTATCAATCAGGCAATTCTATTTTTCCACTTTGGTGGATGTCAGCTTTGAAACTAAACGTACTGCAGTTATATATTTCCGTGTTGTGTATACTTAAATCCGGATGTATGATAAGTTGTTTCTCTTACTTGGGGTGCTACTGCAGGGGGTGAGCATTGGTACAATCAGAACAAAGGCTAATGTCTGCTGCGTTCAGTTTCCCTTGGACTCTGGTCGTTCCATAGCGTTTGGTTCAGCAGATCATAAAATTTATTACTATGATCTGCGCAATGCAAAGGTTCCTCTCTGCACATTAGTAGGACACAATAAGACTGTGAGTTATGTCAAGTTTGTAGATAGTACAAATATTGTGTCGGCATCCACTGATAACTCATTGAAGCTTTGGGATTTGTCGGCGTGTACATCTCGTGTTATTGACACTCCAGTTCATTCCTTCACAGGTCACGTGAATGTAAAGGTACTTCACTATCTCGCATAAATCCTACATTAGGATTAATGACGTTCCCTGCTTTTACATGAATCAAACTTGATGAAATATTACTTGGATTGTGCATTTTTTCCCATGTTACAACTGTGATTTCATCCTAAGGTATAGAATGTTTTCAAATTTCACTACCAGGATTTTGTTGGTGCTACCTGGAGCATATGTATGAGAGCCTCTTACagaattaaccaaaaaaaaaaaaaaatgcacatTACATACATAGTGTTAGTtattcatgtcattatattagTCTTGTGGCTACACTTATGAATGTTGTGTTCTCATATGTAGTTGATATCTAATGCATTCTTTTCATTGTTGCAGAACTTTGTGGGATTGTCAGTTTTTGATGGTTACATTGCTACTGGCTCGGAGACAAATGAGGTAACGCGATTATGAATTGAACAAATATTAGTCAGGTTCCACACGCTTGTTGGGttctttatttgtttcttgGCTGGACTACTTTGTTTAACATAACTTGCTTTGTAATAGCAATTCTATTGTGTAGAGCATaggatggaaaataacaaacaaattataaacatattgaAGATCACTGATTTTCATATTCTGTGGACAGGTTTTTATCTACCACAAAGCTTTCCCCATGCCAGCATTACAATTCCAGTTCAACAACTTCGACCCACATTCTGGCAACGAAATGGACAAAACCAACCAGTTTATTTCCTCTGTTTGTTGGCGCGGCCAGTCCAACACTTTAGTTGCAGCAAATTCGGCAGGGAACATTAAACTTCTGGAGATGGTTTGATTGTGAACTTTGGCAATTGATGATTGATTCATGATCTGGACATAGCATGGATAGGGAATTGTTTATTGAACAGGAAAATGATGTAATGCAATCTTATACCAGACAACCTTATGTAGCTTTTAGGCGAGGTAAGAGATGAAGCCGATGAACGCCTACAGAAGTGGAAGTTTTCGAAGCAACATAACAAAAATTTTGGTATTAGATTATAGCGGATTTGGATGCTGTGATGAGTGAGGACATTCTTGTTTAAAAAAATCCTGTAGATATAATTCAAAGGAAAAGAGAAAGGTAAAAATGTGTGGTATTTAATTTCCGAACATAAAACTATACGGTTCAAATTTGGTTTATACAATATGAACATAATTGGCAAATGTAGTTCCTCTGGTTTTCttgatcaacttaaaataacacTGAATACCCTTTTCATTTCCTCTTTTCTATTTAATGGCCGTAAAATAGAATATGTTTCTGTGACTCATTCGAAAATCTTTCACTACTTTTCTTgcctttgaaattttgaatccACAAACAACTTTAGTTGCCGGAATAAGCAGATGAGCAAGTCTTATTATGAGACACTAGTGTGtataatttcattaataaactcagttctattttatttagaatttttcagcatttttttttgacaaatctTCCTGTTGTAAGTGGTCCAAGTGGAGTAAAATAAATAGCAGAGATGTTCTTTACGTATTTTGTCAGATTTTCCCTTTAACAAAGTAAAATGAAAACGCTCCATCTGTGAACATGTTGTACCCTATATGAGCCATGGGAGAGTCACGCTCTCTCACCAAACCCACAAGGATTTTA is a window from the Cannabis sativa cultivar Pink pepper isolate KNU-18-1 chromosome 1, ASM2916894v1, whole genome shotgun sequence genome containing:
- the LOC115706381 gene encoding protein SPA1-RELATED 3 isoform X2; this translates as MICRFEPSYRWIAMEGSTESTRMKSSSSRELNASRVSNLDLRLPQGGGTGLSGVVLNDTSHREGDDNRVSFAHNDYVQNQGGLSGVCEDEVAVDPYVRAIEWGDISLRQWLDKPERSVDVFECLHIFRQIVGIVNVAHSQGIVVNNVRPSCFVMSSFNLVSFIESASCSDSGSDNLEDGSNSPTPEPKTSSTSLPDDDLCTQKRNPGSEDLQPMKASANAFSETSCMQSSSTYAPRESLVVETEENRNKDRRSAEVEEKKQPFPMKHVLLMETNWYTSPEEATGASSSCASDIYRLGVLLFELFCPSSSREEKSRTMSSLRHRVLPAQLLLKWPKEASFCLWLLHPEPTSRPKMGELLQSEFLNEPRDDLEEREAAIELREQIEEQELLLEFLLLIQQRKLEAADKLQNTLSFLCSDIEEVTKQQSILKKKGGSCPDLVKEDNSTSSLPSMNIVINDDSTSLGSRKRFRPGLRNLQLEECDDNIDGEQKSDSEDQDNILLKNSRLMKNFKKLESAYFSTRCRPAKLAGKHVIRQTPISSDGKGSAIVSERSFVNNLTSKDRSYERRQSGWINPFLEGLCKYLSFSKLKVKADLKQGDLLNSSNLVCSLSFDRDGELFATAGVNKKIKVFECNTIINEDRDIHYPVVEIATRSKLSSICWNSYIKSQIASSNFEGVVQLWDVTRSQVQMEMREHERRVWSIDFSSADPTLLASGSDDGSVKLWSINQAILFFHFGGCQL
- the LOC115706381 gene encoding protein SPA1-RELATED 3 isoform X1; translated protein: MICRFEPSYRWIAMEGSTESTRMKSSSSRELNASRVSNLDLRLPQGGGTGLSGVVLNDTSHREGDDNRVSFAHNDYVQNQGGLSGVCEDEVAVDPYVRAIEWGDISLRQWLDKPERSVDVFECLHIFRQIVGIVNVAHSQGIVVNNVRPSCFVMSSFNLVSFIESASCSDSGSDNLEDGSNSPTPEPKTSSTSLPDDDLCTQKRNPGSEDLQPMKASANAFSETSCMQSSSTYAPRESLVVETEENRNKDRRSAEVEEKKQPFPMKHVLLMETNWYTSPEEATGASSSCASDIYRLGVLLFELFCPSSSREEKSRTMSSLRHRVLPAQLLLKWPKEASFCLWLLHPEPTSRPKMGELLQSEFLNEPRDDLEEREAAIELREQIEEQELLLEFLLLIQQRKLEAADKLQNTLSFLCSDIEEVTKQQSILKKKGGSCPDLVKEDNSTSSLPSMNIVINDDSTSLGSRKRFRPGLRNLQLEECDDNIDGEQKSDSEDQDNILLKNSRLMKNFKKLESAYFSTRCRPAKLAGKHVIRQTPISSDGKGSAIVSERSFVNNLTSKDRSYERRQSGWINPFLEGLCKYLSFSKLKVKADLKQGDLLNSSNLVCSLSFDRDGELFATAGVNKKIKVFECNTIINEDRDIHYPVVEIATRSKLSSICWNSYIKSQIASSNFEGVVQLWDVTRSQVQMEMREHERRVWSIDFSSADPTLLASGSDDGSVKLWSINQGVSIGTIRTKANVCCVQFPLDSGRSIAFGSADHKIYYYDLRNAKVPLCTLVGHNKTVSYVKFVDSTNIVSASTDNSLKLWDLSACTSRVIDTPVHSFTGHVNVKNFVGLSVFDGYIATGSETNEVFIYHKAFPMPALQFQFNNFDPHSGNEMDKTNQFISSVCWRGQSNTLVAANSAGNIKLLEMV